From a single Nicotiana tomentosiformis chromosome 2, ASM39032v3, whole genome shotgun sequence genomic region:
- the LOC104118095 gene encoding probable esterase KAI2 yields MGIVEEAHNVKVVGSGEKTIVLGHGFGTDQSVWKQLVPYLVDEYRVVLYDNMGAGPTNPDYFDFDRHSSLEGYAYDLLAILEELQISCCMYLGHSLSAMTGVVASIFRPDLFSKLILVSASPRFINTDDYYGGFELKDIEQLCQAMESNYKAWVSGFAPLVVGGDMDSVAVQEFSRTLFNMRPDIALIVFRTVFTFDLRHFLSCVTVPCHIIQSSMDVAVPVAVAQYLHRNLGGKSIVEIISNIEGHLPHLSAPEATIPVLLRHISHDIYNSDAA; encoded by the exons ATGGGAATAGTTGAAGAAGCTCACAACGTTAAAGTTGTAGGCTCAGGCGAGAAGACCATAGTCCTCGGCCATGGCTTCGGCACTGATCAATCTGTTTGGAAACAACTTGTCCCTTACCTCGTCGATGAATATCGAGTTGTACTTTACGACAACATGGGTGCTGGACCGACCAATCCTGATTACTTCGATTTTGATCGACACTCTTCCCTTGAAGGTTATGCCTACGATTTACTTGCTATTTTAGAGGAGCTTCAAATCAGTTGTTGTATGTATTTAGGACATTCCTTATCTGCTATGACCGGTGTTGTTGCTTCCATATTTCGTCCTGACCTCTTCTCCAAACTCATCCTTGTTTCTGCTTCCCCAAG GTTCATAAATACAGATGACTATTATGGAGGATTCGAGCTGAAAGATATAGAGCAACTATGCCAGGCAATGGAGTCGAACTACAAGGCATGGGTATCTGGGTTTGCGCCATTAGTGGTGGGAGGTGACATGGATTCAGTGGCAGTACAAGAATTCAGCAGGACATTGTTCAACATGAGACCTGACATAGCACTTATCGTTTTCCGCACCGTTTTCACGTTTGACCTAAGGCATTTTCTGTCCTGTGTTACTGTGCCTTGCCATATAATTCAGAGTTCAATGGACGTGGCGGTGCCGGTGGCAGTTGCCCAATATTTACACCGGAATCTGGGCGGCAAGTCTATTGTGGAGATCATCTCAAATATAGAAGGTCATCTTCCGCATTTGAGCGCACCTGAGGCTACTATTCCCGTGTTGCTTCGACACATTTCTCATGACATATATAACTCTGATGCTGCTTAA